From the Irregularibacter muris genome, the window TCTCCATAAAATTTATAAAGTTGAAAATGCCCCAGTATTCTGGAGGTAAAACGATTAGGATATTTTTCTTGAAGCTCTCTGAGGGACAAGTTAGTGGATATCACCATTTTTTTTCCTGTAAGTAAGCGCTTATTGATGATGTTAAATAATTCCATTTTTGCAAACTCTGTTAGATTCTCAGTTCCCAAATCATCAATGATGAGTAGATCGCTTAAATAAATTCTTTCTAACAAAGTATTTTCTTGGTTGTTATTTTGATCAAATTTATTTTTTCGAATAAAGTCTATCAAATCCGAGGAGGTTTGATAAAGGACAATTTTACCCTTTTGTAATAATTCCTTTGCAATGGCATGGGAAAGAAAGGTTTTTCCAAGACCAGGGCTGCCGTAAAAGAAAAGATTTTTGTTGTGATTTTCAAAGTCTTTAGCATAATTAATACATCCCAGTAAAATGTTTTCCATATTCTTACGGGGGCTTTCCTCTTGGCCCTCTTGTTCTTTATCGGCATAATAGTCTATATGAAAAGTATCAAAGTTTTCTTTTTCTAATAAATTATGTAAGTTAGATTGCACATAGGCTTTATCGATTAGACGTTGTTCAAAACATTTACAACGTTTTGTTCCAATAAAACCCTTGTCTTGACAAAAGTTACAAGAAAACTTGAGTTCCAAATAATCTACAGGATAACCATGGGAAGCCAATATTTCAGCTCTTTCCATTTGTAAGTCAATACTTTTTTCCTTAAGTTTGGCAGTGAGCTGTTCTACCTGTTCTGGATGGGACTGCACAGCTTTTACTACCTCTAACCCTATTTCTCTCATTTTATTTTCAATGAGAGCTAACTCAGGGATCTCCTGGTAGAGTTTTTCTTTACGCATTTTTAGTTTTCTTTGACTATCTTCCCTTTTCTTATCATACTCTTGGATAATGTCAACAATAAGTGATTTAATCACTTATATCACTCCTAGTTCTTTTTAAAAGTTTTTTTTCTAGACTCTCTATATCATAGCTATGATCTAGATCAAGCTTACTACTGATTTTTTGAGAAGGCTTTTTGGGCGTATATTTTTTGTCTGCAACCATAGGTTGTTCATTTTTCACCTCTTGCAGGGTGGTAAAGCCTTTGTCATGCCAATCAGTAAGAATTTTATCAATATAATTGAAATTAGGCTCAGAAATTGCTGTAGTTTTTGCACAGGCTTCTAAAATAATCTCTATGTCTAAATTATATTTTATAATCCACTTATCCATTAATTCTTCTTCTTTTTGGGAAGGTTGCCTGTTTTTAAACCCAAGGGAAGACATGATTTTAAAGTATTTTTCCCATTTATCTCTATGGGTACCCATGTACTTTTCAGCATCTTCTACATCGATAATGCCAGCATCATACCAGTTAAGAGCTACTTTTCTGATATAGGCCATTTCCTTACGTCCCCGACTAAAGCAATCCTCTAGCATGAGAATAATGACCTCGGGAGAAAAGGAATATTCAGTCATCCATTGGTGAAAAAGCTTCATTTCCATAGGACTCAATGGTCGCCCATACATTTTCTCAATAATTTCATGCATTTCTTTTACCTTTTGGTTTTTTCTAGAAGAAACCAACTCCTGGGTAGATCCTTCGACTGTATTGGAGGTTACCAAGGAAGATTTATTTAATACCACCTCTTTTATATTTAAAAAGGAAATCATCTTGTTTTCATCTTCAGCCGGAGATATATGGACAATGCCTTGAGCTTGCCAATAATTCCAGGCTTTCACTACATCAGATTCTAATAAGCCCAAGGCTTTAGCGATTACTTCATTAGAAATGCTGTGATTTGTACTTTGAAAACAAAACTTTAGCCCCAGAAGATATACTTTGACAAAGTCACCGGGAGCTTTTGGTAAATAATGATTGATAAATAAATTTTCCACTGGGGTAATTCCTAAGTCGTCATTTTGTATTGTAAGTTGAAACTTGTTCAATCAATACACCATCCTTTAGAAATTATACTTCTATTATAGCATAATTGGGACAGGTATATCATATGCTAAAACCATATGGAAGGAATTTTTAAAAAAAATCCCGTATTCTGTTGTATTTTATGAAATATGTGGTAAACTATGAATGTTCGTGAATTTATATAAAAACGTTACATAAACGTTACAAACTTTGTAAAGACATTACATACATATAAGGGAAATGATTATAGGGGAGTGTAAACATGGGAGA encodes:
- a CDS encoding ATP-binding protein; the protein is MIKSLIVDIIQEYDKKREDSQRKLKMRKEKLYQEIPELALIENKMREIGLEVVKAVQSHPEQVEQLTAKLKEKSIDLQMERAEILASHGYPVDYLELKFSCNFCQDKGFIGTKRCKCFEQRLIDKAYVQSNLHNLLEKENFDTFHIDYYADKEQEGQEESPRKNMENILLGCINYAKDFENHNKNLFFYGSPGLGKTFLSHAIAKELLQKGKIVLYQTSSDLIDFIRKNKFDQNNNQENTLLERIYLSDLLIIDDLGTENLTEFAKMELFNIINKRLLTGKKMVISTNLSLRELQEKYPNRFTSRILGHFQLYKFYGEDIRIKRKNIL
- a CDS encoding DnaD domain protein, yielding MNKFQLTIQNDDLGITPVENLFINHYLPKAPGDFVKVYLLGLKFCFQSTNHSISNEVIAKALGLLESDVVKAWNYWQAQGIVHISPAEDENKMISFLNIKEVVLNKSSLVTSNTVEGSTQELVSSRKNQKVKEMHEIIEKMYGRPLSPMEMKLFHQWMTEYSFSPEVIILMLEDCFSRGRKEMAYIRKVALNWYDAGIIDVEDAEKYMGTHRDKWEKYFKIMSSLGFKNRQPSQKEEELMDKWIIKYNLDIEIILEACAKTTAISEPNFNYIDKILTDWHDKGFTTLQEVKNEQPMVADKKYTPKKPSQKISSKLDLDHSYDIESLEKKLLKRTRSDISD